From a region of the Paenibacillus lutimineralis genome:
- a CDS encoding zf-TFIIB domain-containing protein, producing the protein MRCPVCDDVRMREIEKDGVMIDVCPDCKGVWLDRGELEKLMSEVREIRPAFNEWYDHRDHSQQRTNHSPNHGQGYDDHHAGKHNQGYNNKYKKKKSVLDVFGDLFD; encoded by the coding sequence ATGAGATGTCCTGTATGCGATGATGTTCGGATGAGAGAGATTGAGAAGGACGGAGTCATGATTGATGTCTGCCCGGATTGTAAAGGTGTATGGTTGGATCGTGGTGAACTGGAGAAGCTGATGAGTGAGGTACGGGAGATCAGACCGGCCTTTAATGAGTGGTATGATCATCGGGATCACTCACAGCAGCGTACAAATCACTCACCAAATCATGGCCAAGGCTATGATGATCATCATGCCGGGAAGCATAATCAGGGATACAACAACAAGTATAAGAAGAAGAAGTCTGTGCTCGATGTATTTGGCGATCTTTTTGACTAA
- the truA gene encoding tRNA pseudouridine(38-40) synthase TruA, producing the protein MRNLLMTVSYDGTEYFGFQTQPDGNTVQDHLEAAILGLTGEVVKIHGSGRTDAGVHAREQPFHVHTESKIPVDRWRMALNGRLPADIRVTDVQEVPLSFHARRSAKRKTYRFSINANRVPDVFNRRYQVHHPGQLNVENMQEGLKYLIGTHDYTSFASRHSTKASHVRTIYEAWIELDRSGNYSGSHEQGVIHIFMTGSGFLQHMVRIIVGTLLQVGEGKRKPEDMKKILEAQDRAAAGPTAESKGLMLWEVLYEQTDLTAGDLTELNNYET; encoded by the coding sequence ATGCGTAACCTGTTAATGACCGTCAGCTACGATGGAACTGAATACTTCGGGTTTCAGACCCAACCCGATGGCAATACCGTTCAGGACCATCTGGAAGCAGCAATTCTAGGATTGACAGGTGAGGTCGTGAAGATCCACGGTTCGGGGCGTACAGATGCTGGGGTGCATGCTAGAGAGCAGCCTTTCCACGTGCATACAGAATCCAAGATTCCGGTGGATCGCTGGAGAATGGCGCTGAATGGTCGGCTACCAGCCGATATACGTGTGACGGATGTACAGGAGGTCCCGTTGTCCTTTCATGCCCGTCGATCGGCGAAACGGAAGACATATAGATTCTCGATCAATGCGAATCGGGTACCTGATGTATTTAACCGCCGTTATCAAGTCCACCACCCTGGTCAGTTGAACGTTGAGAACATGCAGGAGGGTCTGAAGTACTTGATCGGGACTCATGATTATACTTCCTTTGCTTCTCGACATTCCACCAAGGCGAGCCATGTGCGTACGATTTATGAGGCCTGGATCGAATTGGATCGGTCGGGTAACTACTCCGGCTCGCATGAGCAGGGGGTCATCCATATATTTATGACCGGGAGCGGCTTTCTTCAGCATATGGTGCGGATTATCGTTGGCACTCTGCTTCAGGTGGGCGAGGGCAAGCGTAAGCCGGAAGATATGAAGAAGATATTGGAGGCGCAGGACCGTGCTGCCGCCGGACCAACCGCTGAGAGTAAAGGGCTGATGCTGTGGGAGGTTCTCTATGAGCAGACGGATCTCACTGCAGGCGATCTAACTGAGCTGAATAATTATGAAACTTGA